In Brachyhypopomus gauderio isolate BG-103 chromosome 2, BGAUD_0.2, whole genome shotgun sequence, the DNA window CGACTAGGCTGCAAAGAATCTCTCTGCTATACAGCGTGTGTACAAAGTGTTGATTGTTTCATACGAATTGTTTTCCTCATTTGGATTTCTTCATATGGTCTGTTTTATACATGTTTGCTGGGTTATTGGCTTATGTTCCTATGTGTAGGTAAAGtgtaataaataattttgtattttcctctcccttttaattaTGAAGCATACTTTACACATATTTGATGATCATTAATCAGTAAAGACATTGAGAGGGGGTCCTGGTTCTGAGAGGCTGTTTCATACTGACTAAAGCTTACTCAacatctccagccctgtcctgcTTCATGGTGTTCTGTGGAACTTGTGTACTATCTGACAGACTTCATATTCCCCATTTTCTTAGAAAGCACCTGAAACGCTGTTGGACGCTACCACAGTATATGATTGATTGATATGATatgaaaaattatttttttaaatgtttaatttgTTCCATAAGCCTCTTTTCAACCCTGGTTTAATGTGGAAAGTTTAAGTCTGGATAGTGCAAGaacaggtttaaaaaaaaaactcccaaCACAATCCActtaaacattttaataataACCTTCATGTATCACATAAGGATATGTCATTAAAAATCTAGAATTAAAAGCATCAATTATTGATTAGTCATTATAAAAACTACATGTATTGGGTACATGTGTTGACAATGTCTACAGCTAATGATACTGAGTTGTGACTTTTTTGTCCTTCATTAAGACTTtgtgcaaagaaaaaaaaaatagattttcAAGAGTTGTGAGTGTAATCTTCAGGTAGAGAGGGATAGAAGGAAGGGCAGGGCCAAGACAGAGAGAGCCAGACATGAAGACAGAAGACTGGAAGATCCCAGGTTGGTGCTGGAGGAGAACACGATGAATCCGGGTTGGCTGCTAGTGATGTGAGAGTTGATCCAGTCTTGGTATCGAGACACCCTGGTGTAGACACCAGGGAAGTTGGGCCGCGCGCAGCCGTATCCGAAGCTCACTACGCCACCCTGGATCCAGTAGGAGCCCTGTTTGACAACCAGCGGTCCTCCCGAGTCACCCTGCATGGACAGAAAGCCGTTAGCTCTTTTAGCCAAAAGGTCAGCTTTCTGGACCGCAGCACCCTGAAGATGATCCTACCTGACATGCATCCTTTCCTCCCTGAGTGAGCCCAGCACAcatcatgttgagtgtgaggctGCTGTAGGAATTTGCACAGTCACCGTTGCTGACGATTGGCACCTGCACCTGCTGTAAGGTCTGGGGGTATGGCAGTGTTTCTGTGGAGAGCCACGGGCAATGATTACTGAGACGTTTTCATGTTGAAATACAACTTGTGCTAAGAATATTTGATAACATGGAAATTGTGCCCCATATTTTTTTAGCACTCCTTCCTAAATCGACACGACATAATGAAATAAGTCAACAAACATGCAGTCCACTGGGTGTGGTGCTCTCACCACCAGAAGCGGTGTCTCCCCAACCAGTGACCCAGACGTAGGTGTCTGAGGGGAAGGAACTGCCCTCTGCAGCCAGGCACACGGGCATGACGTAGTCATTGAAGGTCACCGACGGGGTGAGCTGTAGGAGTGCGATGTCATTGTCGTTGGTGCTGGAGTTATAGTCCGGGTGGATGTTGACTGAACTAACAGGAAAGGCCTGCATATTCGAGTTTATCCCCTGCAGACTTTGCATTCCCAGATAGGCTATGACAGTTGCGGGactaaaaagaaagaaaaagcacaAATGATGAGGTTAAGCTGAATATCACATCACTGATATTTCTTTACCAGGCTCTCCACCACCCAACATCATGTAATGCTGCACAGCACCAATCCCACATTATCCCACAGCAGTAAAGGTCTTTTGGGTTTTTGTTTGCCATTAATCCGGTTATTTCCTCCCCTACTTTGGGAAACAGTGCGCAGCTGTCAAAATCCAATCCTTATTGATCAGGCTTCCGCCGCAGAAATGGTGCCCGTTGATCTGGAGGCTCGCCTGCCAAGGCCAGGAACCAGGATCAGAATTATTCCCTCCCACGATCCTGGTGTTGAGGGGAGCCTGACCACACACTGACAAAAGAGGGAGGTCACACACTGAAGAATGACTGAAATAAACCGGAAATTACATGAAGTAGAACAATTACTACTCATCTGTAGTGAAATTTTGAGTCATTAGTAATAAGGTGCTTTTATTGAACTATAGCAATAACTGATATAattaataaatcaatgtgcatgTGTTTACATATGCAAGGGTATGAATCTGTTTATGTGCACCTAAGATAGCATCACATCTACCAATGTGTTGAAACAGACAGGATTTGGCCTGCTGCTAGATGTTGGGCACCTAGCAGTATGTAGAATATGGTCTCTTGTAGAATTAGGAATTAGTGAAATCCTTTAGTACTGACTTTTAACTAGGGAGAAGGGCACTAAAACCTAAAATATTCATGAGTCTCTAAAACCAAATTCTGGGATTATGGAAAATTGTTGCATCAAAAGCCTTTTGTGCATGAAATAATACTAACTGCTGTGAAACTATGACTAATCTACATTCATATATGAAACCAGTTTGATCAGGAAGAATTGCTAATGACAATATGATCATTATGATAGCAATTGTCTTTACAGACAATGTTCAGCGTTAAGCAGATGGTAAGATGAGACTTAAAATGATAAGATGGTAAGATTGAATTGGTATTAAATCTATTAAAGCACTGTGTTGGAACAGTCTGAAAACCACTGAACTCTGTAACTAAGACATCAACTCATACAATTCTTCTGACATTATTATCCCCAGGTACATTTACTTAATTGGGTATTTTCTGGATCATGTTCTCAAACTGAAGAAAAACATTTGATGGTTGGAATTCATCTCTGTTTGGGCTTCCCTACCAAGTCCTTCATGGCTGGGAGTGATGTTCATTTTGCTTAGCTATAATGTTCAGATTTCACCTGTCCTTCACAAAGCTGGTTTTTCTTGTTtgaaacatgcaacaccaaatatgctttactgttacaatatgttttactgtttataacagtaaaacaacagaaaatTGTTTTACTGTTTATCACATCTGTTTCTTAGTTTGTGATCTTTCTATATGTGTCCGACTTGATGTTTAGGAGACATTGCTTTAAATATGCATTTTATAGCATACAGCTGAGTTGCTGAATCTGAGAATTTACTGCAAATTTATTCAAAATTATTCAAAACAATTCTAGCTAAAATTGAGATTTTAAAAGGGTTACTTTAATCCAGTTCATGGGCATATTGAAGTGAACTAGCACACAAATCTATGAATCTGCTTTGTGGTATGTAACCTCCCTCTTCCTTTGTGGTATATAACCTTCCCCTTCACTTTACATTACAGTTATTTTCACCTGATCAATGTCCTGAGATTTGGCAACTTACCATCTAACTGGGAGAGTGCACCTATGAAGGAAATAAAGAATAAATCAGTTAATTCAATACTTTCTAAAACAGTAACACTAAAAACAATAGCAGGCAACAGAAAATACAACTAAAGAGGAAGTAGTAACCTGCATCAACCATGCACATTCAAGTGCTGATTCCACCAATAAAGTACATTTATGAAGGCTCTCAGCATCATGCCAGCTGAACCCCAAGAATGACAATGTCTCAGTGAAGACATTTGGTGAAAATGTTAATGGGAAGCCAAATTTGAAAGTGAATTAGATTGCATATCATGGCTCATACAGTAACCTAGGTTTTGAGAAATCTCAGAGTCTAGGAACATAACCAATTCAATGACAAGAACTCAAGTTGGGTTTACTGACTGGGGAAAATGGTTTCCTGTCATAGCCGCCCTCCCATAGATGTTCTGATTAATGGGGCATAATGATACATGTTGGCAGATGAACGCATGGACACAACGCAGCAATAAAGTGACATTCAAAAACAATAAGTTCAAGttattttataattatattttGAACAATTTCCAGAGAAACCTGGACAATTTAAAGATATTAGATCTCATATGAAAAGACAGCAAAAGAGAAATATTCGCATATACAGGTGACAGGGACAATATAAAACACAGGTGGCCAGGAGCCTCATTTCAGTACTGGATAGTAATGTGTCTACAGCACAAAAATCTGATTTTCACCATGTTATGCTGGGACATACATATGAATCAATTAGCCTAGGTGAagtggaaaataaataaaaggctgTGGAAATGTAATATTGTTATCTACTTAATTTAAACagatacagacaaatacaagtTCTGGAAATAGCAACAATGAAGCTTCATGGCAAAGCAGAGGCACCTGTACATGAGATGCAAGTCTAGTATTTCTTAAGTAAATCAAATGGCAGTGTTTCTCAGTCTAGACCTTGGGGCCCATCAGAATGTCCATATTTTTCGCTTTATTCCAGTTCCCAACACACAAAATTTTTACTACTAAGAACAATGAACATCTGTACAAGTATGCTGAGAATTAGACTAGACGAAGAACCAGTTTGAAACACTGGTCCGTGTCCAATGTGTAcattgtatatttatatataatccTATTATGATGCAAATTATTTTCTCATTAAGGGTTTGAAAGTATTGTGACGCATGATACATCTCAAAACTACCACAAGCCAATTTATGTAACTTTGTACATTTCTAAAATTGCTGGATGTAGCGCTTAACCAAAAGTTACAGCTTGGATTTCCCCAATGAATGCGAACCCATTCTTCTACGATTGTTACGCTGTGGCGTCATTGTTCGTTATCCAAAACCAACTGGCCAATCACAGCTGTGTGCTGCTACGACATCACGAGCAGATGTGCTTAGTCGAGTAAATTTCTGTCACTGTCACCTGCCAAAATTCGCGAATGTTGAACAGATTACTAAAAAAAGTAATGCCGCATTTGTCAGCatttttattaatatattttttgtcaaATTGCATTCGTTGTTTAATGGTCTTCATTCTGTTATTTTGAGAATATCTAACTATAGGTCTATTTTAGGAAGCCAACTACGCCGCGCCTCGCCGCACCTCTGACGCACTGAAGTTCGGTTCAAACCCATAAACGACCGAACAAAGGGAGGTTATTTATTTAGGAAAGTGTGGTTTGTGAAAATTGTCCGTTTTTAAGGGAACTTTGAGGAAAGTGGTGTCTGAACATCCCCTAAAAATGGTGTACAACTGCCTCTGGATTACAGCCAATAGACAATATCCAGCTAATTTACTTGTTAACTCACTTCGTGTGGATTTTGCGGTTTTCTGAGCAACTTGGTGACAGGGATTGGCTCAGTATTCCCAAACTCTGGGTTTCAGCCGCAATATTTAATTTGTATCtcgcgcaaaaaaaaaaaacgttgtgCAGGCCAAATTATCTTAATTTAGTTACAGTGTGACGTTGAACAGCATTGTGGGAATAATATGGTCTACTGTCGGTTGAAAATTAGCATGAGCAAGATTCAAAATGCTTATAACAGATGTTAGAcgaaaataaaaaagaaactaaAGCACCTCCTGTCTGATTTTAGTTTGTTCCACGTGCTTTATTTCAAATAACACACAGGGACTTAATAATGAACCAAAAAAAATCCGCATTTTCAATCCCGACGACTGCTCTAGATGTATCCGTCAGATCAGGCGCGTTCTTGTGCTGTTCTATTGAACCTACCTTTGGCATTAAAGAGCAGagtccacgccacacacacaacgctcCATGAATTAATCTCCATGGTCTCGTCCTTTCACCGTTTCACGTTAATTCGCCTTCAAATACAGCTTACAATAGCAGATGGCTGAGGTTCATATCCGATATGTAtaattctcttttttttttttttttacctttttttaCTTCGGTCTTGTCACATGGAGTCTATCTCCTCCCCTACCTGTCTAGATCTCACGCCCTCAGGTGAGAATGGCCTTTTACAAGGATCTGGAACCAGTTGCCCCAGGCTCGCTTTATTCTAACAAATCATAGGGGAAGGTGAAACGTTTTTATGTTAACATGAAAAATGTTAGTGTTAGACTGAATTAATCTTAAAACAAGCAGTTATTTTGGTGTTTGCTTATTTTTATAGTATGTGTTCTTTAAAAAAGATTTGAAATAGGTGACGTCTTAATACCATTCTTACTTGAAACCATGTTTATGTAATCGCTTCCTTTCCGAGATTGTTGGTGTAATGTAGTTTTGTGTATCTCCCACACATATCTGTTTGTTGACATGAATGAATTGCTTAGTCAGAACTGCTAGTGTGTCCATAAAAGAGTGGAAAGCTAGCAAGGATGCTTGATGTCGTTGTAATGTTGACTGGCTCCTGTTGTTTTTGGCCACTATCGGCATCATCAGCATTTTAGGTAtaaacatttgtttgtttgtgtttttaccTAATCCATTAATTCATCTCCATTCCCATCTCCACTGCTTTCTGTGCTGATTCTGTCTTGAGTTTTGATTGCAAGTTTGGCAAGCATGTTTTTAATTATTCCTCAGAAGGCTACGGGTAGGGCAGCAGATGTTAATGGGGAATaattattttgtatatttatatttatatatttttccaGTTTAGACCCCCCGCCTTTTATTCAGATCTAAAGCAAAAGTGTATACTTGTAATGACTTTTGTATTCAAAGTGTCATTTTTAGGAAACACTGGAAACTAGGTATTTGTCTTTTGGCTATATTGCATATTTACATTGCCTGCTATAAACAGGAGAGACCGGTCACTTGTTTACTATGGAGGAGGGAGACTCTGCATTTTAGACTTCATGGGATTTAAAGACAACATCTTCTGAAACTGTAGTAACTGTCACAGGATTAGTTCTTTTATAACCCTGGAGGTTTTCCATTATTCTACCTGTCtatttgtgtatatttaaccAAAGCCTTTATCCTTAAGGGAAAACACGACTTTTTATGCACTTTGATTTggattggaaatttatttccttaaaaagtaagCTTCAAAAATGATTACATTCATTAAATACTTCAAACTTACAATTCCAGAAGTGTTTGAACCTTTGTTCTATTTGCATTTATACAACTTTACTTGAATATTCAAAAAAGCTTTGTTTAATGCTTTAGCCATGAGCTGACTTCCTTTTGCACTGCTGTTCATAAGACTGCTTCCTTATTTTAAGACACCGATTTGTAAATCACGATTTCTAAATTAACAGAAAACAAATAtgcaataaagaaaacaaaagtcatttcactttttacccatctgtgcagttagaacacacacacactagtgattactagggggttgtggtgcacacatgcccagagcggtgggcagccctagcccggcacccggggagcagttggggttaggtgccttgctcaaagggtacctcagtcatggcctcaggcctgggaattgaacccacgaccctccggtcacaagaacAGTTCCCTAcaaccaggccatgactgccattgtcatcctgatacacgGCATCGCCTTTAGGATCCAATGTTTGAACATGGTCCTCCATAATGGTGGGGCATCCTTGGCAGTGACGGGcccatctagcacaagtattgggccaagggatatgccatgatatggcagcccaaacctcccacactaaaatgacaggtgtttcagtttcattgtccaacccctgtaagTACAACCTAAACTGATTAATACATGTATGTGTTTAGTCTGTTACTGATACAGAGATTTTCATATTTGCTTATTTCATGTGTATTAATACATATAGGCCTAAAAGACACGACACAGTCATGACTTGAGCCCTTTGCGTTTACTTAGTTTCATTGTTGCAGATGTAAAAAGAACACCAGGATACTTGATACAGAAAACAGCTAGACATCTGTTGCAAAGTACAAATTTaaacaaaatgcaaataaatgtttaaagtATCCACGTCACCAATCATTGGTGTTTCTTTCAGTGCACACGAGCAGATTGTGAGCAATTTGGGGACCAGAAAAGCATGATTTAGCTCAAGCGGTATTTTCCAAAGTCGCACCATCAGTATTTTCTTACGCTCAAATACATAACAAGGCACCACTAAAATTATTCATAATACAACTACAGGGTTGCGCTCTGTTAGCAGTTTGTGCTGGCAGTTGTTAATGTCTGATGGTGCAGTCAGTGAGAACAAGCTTGATGAATATTTCCCAAAGACAAAGTTTGCTATAGAGCACAAAATGTTGGACAACCTAATTCAATCTATCCTACaaccagaggtgggcattccaggttcagaaagtaaaaatcctcaccaggattttgctcaggcttcctggattgtgttgattgctctcattttacctggattcaactaattagaaaatctagcaagcttgactaaaatcctggtgaggacttttactttctgaacctggaatgcccacctctgcctTCAACAAACGTGTTTACACTCACGGAGCAGTACCCTCTAGTGGCACATTCATCATCTACCAACCTCTTTCTACGTCCTCAACGTCTTTATTCAGTTTATACACTTTATACATCGCACTGCAGTGAATCACATGAACGAAGAATGTGCAGTTAAGTACACTGAAGTACACAGTGAAGGTTTCCATAGAAACAAGTCTAGATGTGAGAGAAACGGGCTATGCTAAAACTGGCATAAAAGCATACATTATTACCCAATCCACCTCATGCATTAGTGCAGGAGTTGTTCATTGCATTTATTGCGAGAGATGTCATCAGCCTTACAGTAGAAAAATCAAGAGAGGGCTTACTGATGGCTTTGAGGAACACGTTTTGTAGAACACCTTTAGACCATCATCTTCATCGAGTACCTTAGTCATTTTGATTGCACagttgatgaaggacctctatcCAAAATGTCCTATGCCTTCCCTGCCACTCtgaatgtatgtgtatgtgtatatatagagagacagatagacagatagatattttgctgccatagcaacaacaggCTATGTAAACAGATATGTTTTTAGTACAatgtccattagtattaaaatgctTTGCCTCTGGAAATAACAAATCCTTAATCCTGATGGTTCAAAGGTGTTCAACAAACTGATCAGCAAGTCTTCTATTGGTTTCTCCAAAATACAGCTCATTACACCTCTTGAAAGTAATCCTGTAAACACAGTTATGCATGAGGATAAATGGGTGATGGCAATTGATCTTTTTGTACCAGTTATTTTAGTGTCAAGACAAAGAAATCTCTCACAATGCGCAGGGGGTTTTATCATTAAAAAACACCCAGAGACTGTTGAGAATGTACACTGAGCAGAAGGAAGGGTGCTGAGGACCAGTGGACACCAGAATCATTATCTAGGATAAATCATGAAAGATGGAGTGTGTCAGGATGACTCAAGATGACTCAGAATGTTAAAGTGCCTTA includes these proteins:
- the LOC143508465 gene encoding serine protease 33-like, whose product is MEINSWSVVCVAWTLLFNAKGALSQLDVCGQAPLNTRIVGGNNSDPGSWPWQASLQINGHHFCGGSLINKDWILTAAHCFPNPATVIAYLGMQSLQGINSNMQAFPVSSVNIHPDYNSSTNDNDIALLQLTPSVTFNDYVMPVCLAAEGSSFPSDTYVWVTGWGDTASGETLPYPQTLQQVQVPIVSNGDCANSYSSLTLNMMCAGLTQGGKDACQGDSGGPLVVKQGSYWIQGGVVSFGYGCARPNFPGVYTRVSRYQDWINSHITSSQPGFIVFSSSTNLGSSSLLSSCLALSVLALPFLLSLST